From the genome of Halorussus caseinilyticus, one region includes:
- a CDS encoding integrase produces MTSHFGRHRFTTWWRVQQNANEELVKYMRGDSVRKGSMNEPIHSYLHTYYKDIEDLYRNNIYRLGI; encoded by the coding sequence GTGACGAGTCACTTCGGGCGGCATCGGTTCACGACGTGGTGGCGCGTCCAGCAGAACGCGAACGAGGAACTGGTGAAATACATGCGCGGCGATTCGGTGCGGAAGGGGTCGATGAACGAGCCGATTCACTCGTATCTGCACACGTACTACAAGGACATCGAAGACCTTTACCGAAACAATATCTACCGACTCGGTATTTGA